The Flavivirga eckloniae genomic interval TAGGTGTGGACTATAGAAATTCGGAATTTGATAATGCAGCCTACACAACAACGTACCCAACTAACGATCCTTATGTAGATATTATAGACGTTACCCAACCAATAAACAATACGCTTCCGGGCGGGGTTAGTGTAGCATTAAACCCAGCTAGAGCCACAGGATCTAAAACAAAGTCTTACGGATTTACGGTTCAGGATAAAATAACATTAACAGAATGGGCAGATGTGTTTCTAGGACTTCGTTACTCATCGTTAGAAAGAACCAAAGGGAATTTTATTGGTAGAAGTTTATCGGGAGCTAAGCGTGATGATGCTTTTAATCCCTTACTTGGTTTTAATATTAAACCTCTAAAAAACATTATAGTTTTTGGTTCTTATGCGAGTAGTTCTAACCCGATGACTTCTTTTTATAGAGATATTAATGGTAACGAACTGGGAACAGAACGCTGGGATCAATTTGAAACAGGAATTAAATCGACTTGGTTAGATAATGCATTACGATTTAACGTGACCTACTTTTTAACCGCAAGCAAAAACTTAAACTTAGAAGCTTTAGATGGTAACGGTACATCCTTGGGATATTATTTAAAAGGAGGTGAGGATACAAGAAACGGTGTTGAGTTAGAATTGATAGGAAGGGTTTTGCCTAACTTAGAAGTTATAGCTGGTTATTCGTATTTAGATGCCAGGTATAAAGATCACGTGTCCTATTATTATAATTCCAGTCCTTTAAACACACCTAAACACACGGCTAACTTTTGGACGAGGTACAGTTTTGAACATACTTTAGAAGGTTTGTCGCTTGGTGCAGGAGTCTACTATTTAGGGGAACGACCACATAATGTATGGTCCAGAAACTATACCCATGCAGGTGTAGAACCCGGAGTAAAACCATTCGATTTAAAGGCTTATACAACAGTTAATTTTCAGGCGTCCTATCAATTTAACTCTAAATTAAGTTTAGATGTTTTTGCGAACAATGCGTTTAACGAATTAGGTTATAACGCATACCGAACGGTGTATTTAAATAGAATATCGCCAGCAAATTTTGGAACAACATTGCGCTATAAATTTTAAATATAACATATGAAAGTTTTAAAATTACCCATAGTCTTTCTGTTACTTGTAAGTACACTACAAGCTCAAGAAAACATTTTTTGGAAAAGAGACTTCTGGAAAAACAATCCGACGATAGAAGTTATAGAACAAAAAATAAAAGAAGGTAACGATATCGCAGCATTAAACCCTTATGGGTTTGATGCTGTTGTATATGCGATTTTAGAAAAAACACCCAACAAAACCATTAAACATTTACTCTCTAAAAAGGGAAATGGAGCTAACAAGCTCACTCATGATAAGCGCACCTATGTGTTTTGGGCAGCATATAAAGGGAATCTTGAATTAATGGAATATTTAATATCTAAAAACGCTCGAATGGACTTAAAGGATTCTCATGGGTTTTCTGTGTTAACCTTTGCTGCGGTAGTAGGGATAACAGATACAGCGATATACGATTTATGTATTAAAAACGGAATAGATGTAAAAACAGATAAGGAGGAACACGGAGCAAATGCACTATTATTAATTATACCGCATCTTAAGAATTTTGAGATGGTCGATTACTTTACAAAGAAAGGCTTACGTATAGATAGTAAAGACAATCAAGGTAACGGCGTGTTTAATTATACGGCAAGAGCCGGAAATAAAATCATGCTCGAAAAATTAATTGAGAAAGGGCTTTTTCATAATAAACCAAACAATAATGGAGGCAACGCTATACTAATGGCAACTCAAGGTTCCAGAAGCGGTTATAATTCGTTGGGTTTTTTAAAATATTTAGAAGGTTTAGGAATTAACCCCAATATTACAAATAACGATGGTACCACACCTCTGCACCATTTGGCTTATGGCAATAAAGATTTAAAAACGTTAAACTATTTTTTAAAAAAGGGTGTAGATGTAAATCAGTTTGATAAAGATGGCAATACGGCATTAATTAATGCCTGTGGCGATAATACTTTAGAAATAATAACCGCATTGGCTTTAAAAACAAAAGACCTTAACAAGGTTAATAAAAATGGACAGTCTGCTCTAATAAAAGCTATAAATAACAGCCCTTCAATTATTAGTTTTTTAATAAAAAAAGGAGCAGATGTCCATGTTATTGATGCCAAAGGAAACAACTTGGCTTTTTACTTATTTAAAACCTTTAGTTCCCGTAAAAAGGAAGTGTTTGATAAAAAAGTAAAACTATTAATTAGCACTGGGTTTAATATAAAATCAACCCAAAAAAATGGTAATACCTTATATCATTTAGCTATTTACAATGGCGATTTAGAATTGTTACAATATGTAAATACGTTAGGTATTGATATAAATGCTAAAAACAAGGATGGTCTTACGCCATTGCATTTGGCAGCTATGAAGGCTAAAAATGTAGACGTATTAAAATACCTGCTCTCAGTTAAAGCAGATAAGGCTATTAAAAGCGATTTTGATGAATCTGTTTACGATTTGGCCAAAGAAAATGAATTACTTAAACAAAACAATATCGATATTAATTTTTTAAAATAAGTCATGAAAAATACAACAGTTTTTAAAACGGCTCCTATGTTTATTCTGACTCTATTCGCTTTGTTCGGGTTTGGGAATAAGCTTGTAAATACAACCGCTTATAAATGTATGATACAAATGACCAATTATGAAGGGGAGGGTGCTTATATAGCCATTTCGTTATTAAACCCGAAAGGGAAATACGAAAAGACGTTATACGTACAAGGTGATGATGATGAATGGTATTTCGATATCACAGAATGGTGGAAGTTTCAAGGAAAAGTGAGAACAGATATTGATGCTATAACCGGGGCAACCATTAGCGGTGGCGGACGTACCATAAGTGTAATTCAAATTGATGATGATAAAATTGATGCAGGGTACAAAATACGTTTCGAATCTGCTGTAGAAGATCAAGAATATTATAAAGATGATGTTGAATTTGAATTAACAACGGCATCTGTAAAAAGTAAAGTAGATGGTAATGGCTTTATACGTTACGTACGTATGATGCCCCAATAATCAATACATGTCCATGACCATTTCTATATGGAGATATAGTCACTTAACACTGGCTATATTGTCCTCTGTTTTTATCTTGTTAGCCACTTTAACGGGTCTTATTTTAGCGTTCGAACCGATTTCAAATCAGCTAAAACCCTATGCCATTAAAGATGCTGACGGGCTTTCGCTTTTTACAACCATAGAGAACTTAAAGTCTGAATACGATGAAATAATTAGTATAGAAATTGATGAAAATGATTTTATAGCGGCTTCGGTTTTAACCAAAGCAGGAAAAAATGAAACATTCTATATCGATCCTTTTACCGCCAAAAAAATAGGGGACATTATTGAAAAGACACCACTTTTTAAGTTTACAACCAATTTACATAGATCCCTGTTTTTAAAATCTATCGGGCGTGTTATTATTGGCATTGTATCGTTTTTATTGTTTTTAATAGCGCTTACCGGTACGATTTTAATTAGTAAGAGACAAGGTGGATACAAGCGTTTCTTTTCTAAAATTGTAAAGGAAGGTTTTAATCAATATTACCATGTCGCTTTAGGAAGATATGCTTTAATTCCTATTATAATTGTTACTTTAACTGGCGTATACCTTAGTTTAGAAAAGTTTTCTTTATTACCATCTAACAAGGTTTCGCATACCATAAAAGAAGCATCCAGTATAGAAAACCCGAAACAGTTACGTGCAGATTTTACGCTTTTTAAATCACTCACTTTAAAAGAGATATCGCGTGTAGATTTTCCTTTTTCAGATGATGCCGAAGATTACTTCTTTATAAAGCTCAAGGATAGTGAGATATTCGTTAATCAATACTCTGGAGAAATCGTGAGTGAACAAGGGTATGGTATAACGGCTCAGGCATCAAGCTGGAGTTTGTTATTGCATACGGGGCAAGGAAATACATTTTGGGCTATTATGTTATTATTAACCTGCATTGCCATTTTATTTTTTATGTATTCAGGATTTACGATGGCTTTAAATCGTAAAAACAAAAGTGTTACTATACAGAATAAGTATACTAAAGACAATGCAGAGTTTGTCATTTTAGTAGGATCTGAGACCGGTAGTACTTTCAATTTTGCAAATACGTTATATCAGGCGTTGATTGCGTTGGGAAAGTATCCTTTTATATCAGAACTTAATAGTTATTCAACCTATAAAAAAGCAAAGCACCTAATAGTACTTACTGCTACCTATGGTGATGGAGAAGCCCCAACAAATGCTAAGAATTTTGAAAACCTCATTGGTGAAATTCGCCAGCAAAATACGCTTCAATATTCAGTAGTTGGCTTCGGTTCTTTGGCATATAAAGGGTTTTGTAAGTATGCCATTATAGTAGATGCTATGTTGCAATTACATAAGCAGTTTGTACCTAATTTATCACTTCATAAAATAAATAACCAATCTTTTGATGCATTTAAAGATTGGGCAAAATCCTGGGGTGTGAGTAAAGGATTAGCTTTGAATATTGAAGAACCACAAAAAAAGTTAACTCATAAAAAATTGAAACAGTTTAAGGTTGTAAACCGATCTGTAATAAATACCGATGACACATTTTTATTGGAATTGGCACCTGAACAAAAATTGAAATTTACTTCGGGGGACTTGCTTAGCATATATCCGAATAACGATTCGGTAGAGCGCCTGTATTCCATAGGTAAAATAAATGGAAACATACTACTAGGCGTAAAAAAGCATGAGTTTGGCTTATGTTCAACCTATTTTAGTCAGCTTAAAAAAAACGATAGCATATTAGCAGATATTAAACAAAATAAAGGCTTTCAATTTCCTGCCTCGGCAAAAGAAGTTATTATGATTGCTAACGGAACTGGTATAGGGCCATTTTTAGGAATGCTTAACGACAAAAACTTCGAAAAAGCTAAGAAATACTTGTTTTGGGGAGCACGAACACAAGCATCGTTTCAAATGTATTCCAGTTTAGTAGACGAGGCGTTTTATAACAATAAGCTTTCAGGGCTTTATTTAAGTTTTTCAAAAGAAAAAAACCAAAAAAAGTATGTGCAAAACGCCATTACAGAAAGGTACGATTTGGTATGTCGGGTTTTAAAAAATGATGGAGTTATTATGATCTGTGGTTCTATTGCCATGCAAAAAGATGTTTTAAAAACATTAGATCGTATAACCTTGGGAAAACTAAAGTCCCCTTTAAACGATTTTGAAAAAAGAGGTCAGCTTAAAATGGACTGCTACTAAAAAAGAAATACATGTGTTGCCAAAATACCATAGCAAAAAATTATAGCGGTCAACTTTCCTTTTGTGAAGACTGCCAGATATATCGTCTTACATTTAATAATATATGTATTGAGTTTGATGAACAAGAATTCAGTTCGTTTCAAATGTTTCTAGAAGCTATAGATGTCGACTATTGGGAGACGAAATACGAGCGTACCGCCATGGGCCGTAAAATTCCAATTCAAACCATACAGCATAATCTTACGATCATACTTAACAAACAAGAATTAGAAGCGTTAAAGGATTTAGTGATGTTAAAAACCAAGAAACCATTTAATGAACTGTCTGTAATCGATATAGATTATTTATTCTTTTTAAATTAATCTAAGGGTTTAAAATGGTGCTGGATCTGTATTAAAACAACAACTAAAAGCAAATTCTACATTTGCTTTTTACTTGATAGAATATACAATTATACTGGTTTAATAAAACCATAGCAGATTAGGAATGTTTCTAATAGGTAAGTAGAAACTTGCTAATTAATACAATTTTATATATTTTGTATTTTCTTACAGTTAGAATAGGTTTTTATATACACAAACATGAGTGATTCGGATTATATACTTGTTATTGCAATTGTAGTTACAAGTTTATTGTTAAATATTGATGCCCTAAAAAATCGACAAGAGAAAAATTTCTTTAAGGCAATTACAGATTTTTTATTTGTACCATTAGTTATTTCGATTTTAGTAATATCTGTATTATTAGGTTTTAACGATTAGAGAGACGTTAAATGTAATTTCCTGATTTATTATGGTTTATGAGTGAGATGTTGTAGCTTTTTAATATACCCTGTTTTCAGGGTAGTCACTTTCACTACAAAGGGGGTTTTTCTTCGAGCTTCAATACTGCACCTTTGTCTTGTGTTTAACAAATAAAAAACATATTATTTGCAATAAACATTTTTTTTAAAAGTTTATAACGAAGTGTGTCATAAAAAATCAATAATTATTTAACAAATCAACGATGAAAACAAAAATCTTAATCCTATTTACAGTTATCGCATTCGGAAGTCATTTTGGTGCGCAAGCTCAAAAATTAAAAAAGTTTGGTAGTTCTACCGAGAAAAAAATGGGCCCCAAAACCATTAAAGTTCCTTACACAGATGTTGTATCATACCTTGGGTATGCAGCTCCTGGTAATGAAGACGAAACAAGAGAAGGTAAAAAGTTTTACTACATCTATGTTTGGATACCAGCTGTGGCACCAGAATTAGGTGTTAGAATGATGTCTCCTGTAGGGAAAACCAAAATAAAGAATGCAACAATGGCAAAAGCTTACGAAGCAAATGCAAAATCTAGCGAGTATTTTGATACCTACATTACTTTAGAGCGATCGGACATTATAAGTAAAGACAAAATAAGTGCTGAGGCTGCGAAAAGCGCTAAATGGACTAAACTGGAATATAACGACGATAGTAGCGAAATGCCTAAACAACCAAGTGGAAGCAGCTATAACTCGTTGTTAAGATATAAAAGCCAGGTAGGAGATCCACTTAAAGCCTTAACTGTTGGTCTTTACCGTATCGGATTTACAACGTATAAAAAAGGAGAAGTTAAGGGTACATTTTTAGCTCAAGTAGCAGCTCCTATTAAATTACCGGGCGTGGCAATGGCAAAAACCATTGAAGAATTAAAGAAAGCATTATAATAACATAACATTGTAGAAGCGACACACTCTACTTAAGAGGCTGCTCCAAAAGTAAATTTAACATCTTTTGAGGCAGTCTCTGTTTTTATGTATAAGCTATAAAATTAAAATAGCACAAATGATTATTCTACAGGAATATAAATCTCAGTTAGTAATTCCTCTTCGGGTGTGTTACTTTCGTCATTAATATAAAACTCCAAAGTTGGCTTATCGGCTAATTCCATAGGCATTTCAGTAAGCCAGTAGGTATATATTTTAGCATAGGTTTCGTCGCAAGATTCATGACTACCTTTGTGAATAAACTTAGCATACTTTTGCTTTTTTATAATCTTGGTTCTAAACAAGCCTTCCTCATCAACATCCTTGTCATCATCTAGTACCACAGCCGCATTATATCTACATTTTAAAACATCCGTTATTTCTTCATCATCCAGAATTTCACCTATAAAAGGCGTTTTATCATGAAGCACTTTCTTTTTAAGAGCGTAAATAACAAGTTGCTCCCAGATATCCTTAATGGCTTTAATGTTATCGTAGTCGCCATAATATGTAAGGTACATAATTTTAAGATCGGGCAATTCCTCTACCGTATATTCTGGTTTATAGTCCTCGTCGAATTCTTCGTCAAGCACAATTTTTTTGGTCAGGTTTTGTCTATAATCATAAGAGTTTCTAAAAATAGAAGGAGAACAACGAAAGTGTTTTTTAAACGCCTTGCTAAAGGAAGAAATCTCACTATAACCAACATCGTAGGCTATATCTGCTATAGATTGGTTAGAGAATTTTAAATACTCTGCAGCCTTTTCCAGACGTAACCGCTTTTGGTACTGTCCTATGGTTTCCTGATGCAGGGATAAAAAAATCCTGTTAATATTTCTGTACGAATAAAAAGCCGTGTTTTCTATATCCTGTACGGTTATTTCTTCTTTGAATTTATCATCCAACATACTCAGCAATCTTTTATATCTGTCTAAACGTGTAGCGTTTTCCATAATTAAGGTTTTTTAGAACAAATTAAAGCCATAATTCGCGAGTCTATTTATCCATTTAGGACAATTGTAAAATTAAACACGTTGTCCAAAATGGATAACAAGTGACGTGAATAACCGTATAATTTTGCTCAAAAATAATACATATGGTTAAAATATTTTTACAACTCATTTTTTATGTGCTTTTTCTTGTTTTGGGAATGACACATGTGGCAAGTTCCCAGAATATGCAAAAAGAACATCTTGCTAAATACTGGAAATTAAATAGTTACAGAATAGACTCCAAAAGTTATCCAATTTCAAAAAAAGAGAAAGGGGACAAGCTTTTACTTCATGCTAACATGTCTTTTGTCTCGGTTTTCGAAGGAGAAAAGGAATCCGGTATGTGGTATTTAGATGCTTCAAAAGGAATTGTTTACCTGTATAAAAACGAGGACGATAAGGAGCCTTTACCAATAGAAATTCTTAAGCTCACAGCTAATAGTCTTGAGGTACGTTTAGACATACCAGAGATTAAAAAGGTTGTTTTTATCTATAAAAAAATGGAAGATGGTTAAAAAGCTGAAGTATTTGCTGCCCATATTCTGTTTGTTATGTTTTTCGATGGTAAGCCAGGAGGAAGATGTACTGTGGGAAAAGAATAACTATGATGTGGATGATAAAGATAATGGCTCTAATAATTGGGCAAATTGGTTGACCTACAAAAAGATGTTTAGTAAACATCATGAAAACTGGTCTATAAAATATACTGGTTTTGAGGATGTTGATGATGACTTTATCATACCATTTACTTTGTCTTACGAACACAATAAGATTAAAGCGGGCATCTTAGAAGGTTTAGGATATAAGAAAGCCGATATTTTTTCGCTAGGTTTTGGTTTTGATGGGTATCTGGTTATGTATCCCGGTGTTTATCTGGGGTTGGGAGTAGGTGTATCTCCAGGTATGGAAACCATAACTAAAATAAATGACTCTAAAAACTCACGCTTTTATATAAATGGCGGCCTTAAACAAGGACTCAAGATAGTACCCTGGCCCAAATTGGGGATTGTACTAGGAGTCGAATTCTTCCAAAAGCTTCAAAGATCGAAAGTGTATACATCCGAGATTGGTTGGGCATTGGAACTGGGAATCAATTTTAAATAAACAAATTAAATAGTAACATTAAAACAAGTATTAAAATGACAAAGAAAGCAAAATTGTTTACATTTTTTATTCTATCCATATTATGGATGTCGAACGCCCAAAGTGGAGGAAGTTCCGATTTTGAATTCGGAATAAAAGGCGGGGCGAATTTATCTGGGTTTAGAAACGTTTCTTCCAAGTATAAAGCAGGTATATCTGCTGGATTGTTTGTGCAATGTCAAGTGTCCGATCGTGTTAGTTTACAATCTGAACTATTGTATAATGCTTTTGGCGGAAAAGCGAAAAATAATAATCAAAAAACAAAACTTAATTATGCGAGTTTCGTACCCGTTAAACTTAAATATCAATTGTTTGATCTTTTAAAAATAGGCATAGGGCCTCAAATATCCTATCTAGTTTCGGCTAAAGGAAGAGGTGTTTCCAAAAAGAATTTTAATAAACTGGATTTTGGAGGCGTTGCAGGGTTAGAAATAGAGCTTGTAGAAAAATTAAATGTTTTTGCTCAATATTACTATGGTGTACGTGATATTTCAAAAGCACCAGGAAAGGTAAGTAATAAAGCAATTCAGGTAGGTTTGGCGTATAGTTTTTGATTTGTAGTGAAACTCAATTTTGAGATGTCTGGAAGACATATTCAAAATTACGAGTTGAGCTAATCCTCACTTTTGTAGTAGGATTTAAATTTAATCCTTTTATTCATTAGTAGTGCCAAACCGAGGTTGATTGATAGTGGTTGTCGGTGTAGTTCCCGACGGATTAGTCGGAAGAATTTTTCTTCCGGCTTTTCTTTTGATTATAGGGAACTTGGAAAAACTAAAGTTTCTTCCAAGTTCTACAACCAAGACAAGATACGCATCCTTAAACATTGGGTTATGAGCTAAAGCTTTACTTCAAGAACTTTTCAATTTCTTTTTTCCATACCAAGTACCCTTTTCCATTTAAATGTAAACCATCTATGCTATAAGATGTATTGAGTTTTCCGTGTTCGTCTGCAAAAACGGGGTTTAAATCTATGTAGTTTATGTTTCTTTCTGCACATAGCTGTTTTAAAAAGCGGTTGATGTCTCTAATGCTCTTATTGGGTCTTGTGCTATGAACGTTATCATCTACAGGGAGAATACTTTGAATAAAGATTTCTGTATTAGGCGATTGCTTTTTTACGGTATCCAGAATGGTTACATAATTATTATTAATGTAATCGACCGTTTTACCATAAGCTAGGTCATTAGTACCAATCATGATAAACAGTTGTTTTGGATTGGAAGAGGTTACTTCTTCCAATCGACCTAACACCCCATCGGTATCGTCGCCACCAATACCACGATTTTTAATATTGGGGTTTTGAAAAAGCTCGGACCATTCGGCGCCATCGGTGATGCTGTTCCCTAGAAAAATGATTTCATTTTCAGTATCAGGAAGGGACTCAAAGTGTTCTTTTTTATGATAATAATACGCTTTAATAGCTTTGTTCCATTCTGCCAGTTCTTCGCCCAATCTATCGTAAGCTAAAATGATATCCTGTTCTTCTTTAGAAATTAGGGTACTCAACGAAGGTGGAGAATTTTCGGGTTTAGCGCCCCATTTTTTATTGGGCTTCGATCCCATTTTTAAAATAAGTTTGCCGCCATTTATAAGATCGCTATGATAGAACCAAGGTTTATTTAATGGTTTGCCATTTAGTTTAGCAGATTGAATATAGATGTTATCGGACGATACATTTTTGGCTTCAATAACAAAAGTGCCACCCGGATAATATTTAGGATCTAGTTTTAAGGTTATTTTTTTAAACTGCGGGCTTCCAATTTCATATATCGGGTTTATTGAAGTGCCCCCATCCATTTGGAATAGTCCCATAGCACTCATAACGTACCAGGCACCCATTTGCCCTTGGTCTTCATCGCCTTTCCAGCCTCCAATAGGATCGTTACCATAATATTTGTTTCTAATTTCATTCACCCATTTTTGGGTAAGCCAAGGTTTGCCAGAATAATTAAACAAATAAGCGGCTTGCATATTGGGTTGGTTACCATGGTTAATAGGCAAAACGCCCATACCATCGAGGGAATTACTGCCTAAATGCTCTGAGTTGAAATTGTGTTTGGCTGAGGTTTCAAACCCCTCTTGCAAACGGTTATTAAATGTTTCTTTACCCATGAGGTTAATTAATCCATTAATATCGTGCGGTACAAAATAGGTGTATTGCCAAGCATTACCCTCAACAAAACCAGACCCTAACCAGGCAACATCGCCAAATGGCTTAAAGTTAGGCACCCAACTACCATCTGCGCGTTTTCTTCTGGTAAACC includes:
- a CDS encoding DUF2271 domain-containing protein, with the protein product MKNTTVFKTAPMFILTLFALFGFGNKLVNTTAYKCMIQMTNYEGEGAYIAISLLNPKGKYEKTLYVQGDDDEWYFDITEWWKFQGKVRTDIDAITGATISGGGRTISVIQIDDDKIDAGYKIRFESAVEDQEYYKDDVEFELTTASVKSKVDGNGFIRYVRMMPQ
- a CDS encoding DUF6686 family protein codes for the protein MCCQNTIAKNYSGQLSFCEDCQIYRLTFNNICIEFDEQEFSSFQMFLEAIDVDYWETKYERTAMGRKIPIQTIQHNLTIILNKQELEALKDLVMLKTKKPFNELSVIDIDYLFFLN
- a CDS encoding porin family protein; amino-acid sequence: MTKKAKLFTFFILSILWMSNAQSGGSSDFEFGIKGGANLSGFRNVSSKYKAGISAGLFVQCQVSDRVSLQSELLYNAFGGKAKNNNQKTKLNYASFVPVKLKYQLFDLLKIGIGPQISYLVSAKGRGVSKKNFNKLDFGGVAGLEIELVEKLNVFAQYYYGVRDISKAPGKVSNKAIQVGLAYSF
- a CDS encoding PepSY domain-containing protein: MTISIWRYSHLTLAILSSVFILLATLTGLILAFEPISNQLKPYAIKDADGLSLFTTIENLKSEYDEIISIEIDENDFIAASVLTKAGKNETFYIDPFTAKKIGDIIEKTPLFKFTTNLHRSLFLKSIGRVIIGIVSFLLFLIALTGTILISKRQGGYKRFFSKIVKEGFNQYYHVALGRYALIPIIIVTLTGVYLSLEKFSLLPSNKVSHTIKEASSIENPKQLRADFTLFKSLTLKEISRVDFPFSDDAEDYFFIKLKDSEIFVNQYSGEIVSEQGYGITAQASSWSLLLHTGQGNTFWAIMLLLTCIAILFFMYSGFTMALNRKNKSVTIQNKYTKDNAEFVILVGSETGSTFNFANTLYQALIALGKYPFISELNSYSTYKKAKHLIVLTATYGDGEAPTNAKNFENLIGEIRQQNTLQYSVVGFGSLAYKGFCKYAIIVDAMLQLHKQFVPNLSLHKINNQSFDAFKDWAKSWGVSKGLALNIEEPQKKLTHKKLKQFKVVNRSVINTDDTFLLELAPEQKLKFTSGDLLSIYPNNDSVERLYSIGKINGNILLGVKKHEFGLCSTYFSQLKKNDSILADIKQNKGFQFPASAKEVIMIANGTGIGPFLGMLNDKNFEKAKKYLFWGARTQASFQMYSSLVDEAFYNNKLSGLYLSFSKEKNQKKYVQNAITERYDLVCRVLKNDGVIMICGSIAMQKDVLKTLDRITLGKLKSPLNDFEKRGQLKMDCY
- a CDS encoding AraC family transcriptional regulator produces the protein MENATRLDRYKRLLSMLDDKFKEEITVQDIENTAFYSYRNINRIFLSLHQETIGQYQKRLRLEKAAEYLKFSNQSIADIAYDVGYSEISSFSKAFKKHFRCSPSIFRNSYDYRQNLTKKIVLDEEFDEDYKPEYTVEELPDLKIMYLTYYGDYDNIKAIKDIWEQLVIYALKKKVLHDKTPFIGEILDDEEITDVLKCRYNAAVVLDDDKDVDEEGLFRTKIIKKQKYAKFIHKGSHESCDETYAKIYTYWLTEMPMELADKPTLEFYINDESNTPEEELLTEIYIPVE
- a CDS encoding Lipl32 family lipoprotein, encoding MKTKILILFTVIAFGSHFGAQAQKLKKFGSSTEKKMGPKTIKVPYTDVVSYLGYAAPGNEDETREGKKFYYIYVWIPAVAPELGVRMMSPVGKTKIKNATMAKAYEANAKSSEYFDTYITLERSDIISKDKISAEAAKSAKWTKLEYNDDSSEMPKQPSGSSYNSLLRYKSQVGDPLKALTVGLYRIGFTTYKKGEVKGTFLAQVAAPIKLPGVAMAKTIEELKKAL
- a CDS encoding ankyrin repeat domain-containing protein; protein product: MKVLKLPIVFLLLVSTLQAQENIFWKRDFWKNNPTIEVIEQKIKEGNDIAALNPYGFDAVVYAILEKTPNKTIKHLLSKKGNGANKLTHDKRTYVFWAAYKGNLELMEYLISKNARMDLKDSHGFSVLTFAAVVGITDTAIYDLCIKNGIDVKTDKEEHGANALLLIIPHLKNFEMVDYFTKKGLRIDSKDNQGNGVFNYTARAGNKIMLEKLIEKGLFHNKPNNNGGNAILMATQGSRSGYNSLGFLKYLEGLGINPNITNNDGTTPLHHLAYGNKDLKTLNYFLKKGVDVNQFDKDGNTALINACGDNTLEIITALALKTKDLNKVNKNGQSALIKAINNSPSIISFLIKKGADVHVIDAKGNNLAFYLFKTFSSRKKEVFDKKVKLLISTGFNIKSTQKNGNTLYHLAIYNGDLELLQYVNTLGIDINAKNKDGLTPLHLAAMKAKNVDVLKYLLSVKADKAIKSDFDESVYDLAKENELLKQNNIDINFLK